CCGCAAGATGAGCAAGTCCCTGGGCAACGGCGTCAGCCTGGGCGACCAGCTCTCGGAGTTCGGCGTCGACGCGGTGCGGCTGACGCTGGTCTTCGCCAGCCCGCCGGAGGACGACATCGACTGGGCCGACGTGTCGCCGGGCGGCTCGCTGCGCTTCCTGCAGCGCGTGTGGCGGCTCTCCGGCGACGTCACCTCCGCCCCGGGGACCTCACCGGCCGACGGCGACGTGGCGCTGCGGCGCCTGACCCACCGGACGCTGCACGACGCCGCCACGCTGGTGGAGTCGCACCGCTTCAACGTCGTCGTCGCCCGCACCATGGAGCTGGTCAACGCCACCCGCAAGACCATCGACACGGGCGCCGGTCCGGCCGACCCCGCGGTCCGCGAGGCCGTGGAGGCGGTGGCGGTGCTGCTGTCGCTGGTCGCGCCGTACACGGCGGAGGAGATGTGGGAGCGCCTGGGTCACCAGCCGAGCGTCGCGCGCGCCGGCTGGCCGGAGGTCGACGAGGCGCTGCTGGTCGAGGAGTCGGTCACGGCCGTCGTGCAGGTGCAGGGCAAGGTCAGGGCCCGCCTGGAGGTCGCCCCGGACGTCTCGGAGGCCGACCTGGAGGCCGCCGCCCTGGCCGACGAGGCCGTGCAGCGCGCGCTGGAGGGCAGGACCGTGCGCAAGGTGATCGTCCGGGCGCCCAAGCTCGTCAACATCGTCGCCGGCTAGCCGGGACGAGCCCGACCGAGGCGGGGCCCGGCCTCGCCGGTCGGGCCCGCTGCGGGCTCAGAGCTTGCGGACGGCCTCGGCGACGGGGCGGTCGCCGGCGACGACGGCGAAGGTCTTGCCGATGGTGTTCTCGGTCTCGAGCACCTCGGCGAGCACGTGGGCGACGTCGCCGCGGGTGACCGAGCCGTAGTCCACGTCGCCGACCTGGACGGTGCCCGTGGGGACGTCGTCGGTCAGCTTGCCGGGCTGGACGATGGTCCAGTCGAGGGCCTCCTGGGCGCGGACGTGGTCGTCGGCGTCGCGCTTGGCGCGCAGGTAGACCTGGAAGACGTCGTCGGAGTCCTCCTCGATGCGGTCCTGGCCCATCGAGGAGATCATCACGTAGCGCCGCACGCCCGCGGCCACGGCCGCGTCGGCCAGCATGATCGCCGCGCCCTTGTCCACGGTCTCCTTGCGCCGGGCGTTGCCGTCGGCGCCCCCACCGGCGGCGAAGACCACGGCGTCGGCGCCGCGCACGATCTCGGTGACCCGCTCGACCGAGGTGTCCTCGAGGTCGAGCTGCTGCCAGCCGATGCCGTCGGCCTCCAGGTCCGGCACGTGCTCGGCGGAGCGGATCAGCCCCACCACGTCGTGCCCGTCCTGGCTGACGAGCCGGCCCAGCTGGCGGGCGATCTGTCCGTGTCCTCCGGCGATGACGATGCGCATGGGGCCGACGCTAGCGCCCGGGCGGTCAGGTCGCCCGTGAGGCTGCCCGGCTAGCGTGGGGAGGTGACCGCCAGCGAGACGACGAGCCCGAGCACGGAGGGTCACGACGACCGCTGGAGGGCACTGGCGGTGTGCCTGGTCGCCGGCGGGATGTGCCTGCTCGACGTCAGCATCGTCAACGTCGCGCTGCCCTCGATCCGCACCGGCCTCGACGCCGACGACAGCGACCTGCAGTGGGTGGTCGCGGGCTACTCGCTGGCCTTCGGCATGGCGCTGGTGCCGGCCGGGCGGCTGGGGGACGCGCGCTCGCGCCGCACGGTGTTCATGTGGGGCGTCGCGCTGTTCACCCTGGCCAGCGCCGCCTGCGGGGCCGCACCCAGCGCGCTGCTGCTCTCGGTGGCGCGGGTGGTCCAGGGCGTCGGCGGCGGCCTCATCACGCCGCAGGTCTCGGGCTTCATCCAGAACCTCTTCAAGGGCCCCGAGCGGGGCCGCGCGTTCGGGCTGTTCGGCGCCAGCATCGGCGTCTCCACGGCGATCGGTCCGCTGCTCGGCGGGCTGCTGGTGCAGCTCGGCGGTCCCGAGATCGGCTGGCGCCTGGTCTTCTACGTCAACCTGCCGATCGGGCTGCTGCTGCTCGTGCTGGCCCGGGCCTGGCTGCCGGTCACCGAGCGCGGTCCGCGGCAGTCCCTGGACCCCGTGGGCGTGGTGCTGTTCGCGACCTCGATGCTGCTGGTGCTGCTGCCCGTCGTCGAGGGCGGCCAGGGGGCCCCGCTGTCGCAGCGGCCCTGGTGGTTGCTCGGGGTCGCGGCGCTGCTGCTGGTCGCGTTCGTGCTGTGGGAGCGTCGGTGGGCGGCCCGGGGCAACGAGACGCTCGTGGACCTGCGGCTGGCCCGGGTGCCGTCGTACGTCTTCGGGCTGGGGCTGGGCACCTGCTACTTCGCCGGGTTCACCGCGATCTTCATCGTGCTGACGCTCTACCTCCAGCAGGGGCTGGGCTACTCCGCCCTCGAGGCCGGGCTCAGCCAGCTGCCGTTCGCGGTCGGGTCGGCCGTGACGGCCTTCTACGGCGGTCGCATCGTGCAGCGCTACGGCCGCGTGCTCGTGCTCGTCGGCCTGCTCGCGGTGGTGGTCGGGCTGCTCGGCGTCGACCTGCTGG
This genomic interval from Nocardioides scoriae contains the following:
- a CDS encoding MFS transporter, giving the protein MTASETTSPSTEGHDDRWRALAVCLVAGGMCLLDVSIVNVALPSIRTGLDADDSDLQWVVAGYSLAFGMALVPAGRLGDARSRRTVFMWGVALFTLASAACGAAPSALLLSVARVVQGVGGGLITPQVSGFIQNLFKGPERGRAFGLFGASIGVSTAIGPLLGGLLVQLGGPEIGWRLVFYVNLPIGLLLLVLARAWLPVTERGPRQSLDPVGVVLFATSMLLVLLPVVEGGQGAPLSQRPWWLLGVAALLLVAFVLWERRWAARGNETLVDLRLARVPSYVFGLGLGTCYFAGFTAIFIVLTLYLQQGLGYSALEAGLSQLPFAVGSAVTAFYGGRIVQRYGRVLVLVGLLAVVVGLLGVDLLVPHLDGQVGLRLAPLLLLAGAGGGLVIAPNITLALDEVEPARAGAGGGLLQTAQRVGGAIGVAVVLAQFFAVVGSGGEYAEAVSVSLRTTVGLVVLALLLGLVDLARRVRSDEVGVAPGAGAGR
- a CDS encoding SDR family oxidoreductase, with protein sequence MRIVIAGGHGQIARQLGRLVSQDGHDVVGLIRSAEHVPDLEADGIGWQQLDLEDTSVERVTEIVRGADAVVFAAGGGADGNARRKETVDKGAAIMLADAAVAAGVRRYVMISSMGQDRIEEDSDDVFQVYLRAKRDADDHVRAQEALDWTIVQPGKLTDDVPTGTVQVGDVDYGSVTRGDVAHVLAEVLETENTIGKTFAVVAGDRPVAEAVRKL